The proteins below come from a single Kosakonia sp. SMBL-WEM22 genomic window:
- a CDS encoding ABC transporter ATP-binding protein, whose product MVSLITEKLSVSYAQRQVIDGLDLTLPTGKVSVLIGSNGCGKSTLLKAMARLITPQSGAVTLDGMDIHATSSAKVARKLAILPQTPVAPEGITVRQLVSLGRFPYQNWLRQWSVEDDHHVDEALRLTATTALQHRPVEVLSGGQRQRVWIAMTLAQATDTLLLDEPTTWLDLAHQVEILELLRDLNRRQGKTIIMVLHDLNLACRYADHLVAIREGQVVAEGAPQQIMTEALVSHVFNLRCRIIADPFFHTPMCIPFPGDHHAEP is encoded by the coding sequence ATTGTGTCTCTGATAACGGAAAAACTGAGCGTCAGCTACGCGCAGCGGCAGGTGATCGACGGGCTCGATTTAACCCTGCCGACGGGCAAAGTGTCGGTACTGATTGGCAGCAACGGCTGCGGCAAAAGCACGCTACTGAAAGCGATGGCGCGCCTCATCACGCCGCAATCTGGCGCGGTCACTCTCGACGGAATGGATATTCACGCCACCTCCAGCGCAAAAGTGGCGCGCAAGCTGGCGATTTTGCCGCAAACGCCGGTGGCACCGGAAGGCATCACCGTGCGCCAACTGGTGAGCCTCGGGCGCTTTCCCTATCAAAACTGGCTGCGTCAGTGGTCCGTTGAGGACGATCATCATGTCGATGAGGCGCTGCGCTTAACCGCGACCACGGCATTGCAGCACCGTCCGGTGGAAGTACTCTCCGGCGGCCAGCGCCAGCGGGTGTGGATTGCGATGACATTAGCGCAGGCTACGGATACGCTGCTGCTCGATGAGCCGACCACCTGGCTCGATCTCGCGCACCAGGTGGAGATCCTCGAACTGCTGCGCGATCTGAATCGGCGGCAGGGCAAAACCATCATTATGGTGCTGCACGATCTCAATCTCGCCTGCCGCTACGCCGATCATCTGGTCGCTATCCGCGAAGGGCAGGTTGTTGCCGAGGGCGCGCCGCAGCAGATCATGACGGAAGCGTTGGTCAGCCACGTCTTTAATCTGCGCTGTCGCATCATTGCCGATCCCTTTTTCCATACGCCGATGTGCATTCCGTTTCCAGGTGATCACCATGCTGAACCCTGA
- a CDS encoding helix-turn-helix transcriptional regulator, translated as MKQTFALDFSHRALIPYAHDYRHGEHEPWHSHPCDQLIHTLSGVIRVETEQGIWIVPPGRGVWIPAQVVHTLFIEGDVQARGVFVEPLARADLPVVCQVVRVNDLLRALMVEALRLDVSYQPGSRSERIYELILDEIRLMNTLPFCLPEPTSARLKPLCDAIRQTPTQAWTLEHAARQVNMSGRTLARHFYQQTGLQFSEWVRRARLLIALTRLANGEPVTQVALECGYATPSAFSAMFRRVMGVPPGDYFTQ; from the coding sequence GTGAAACAGACATTTGCACTCGATTTCTCCCACCGCGCGTTGATCCCCTACGCCCATGACTACCGGCACGGGGAGCATGAGCCGTGGCATTCGCACCCCTGCGACCAGCTGATCCACACCCTGAGCGGCGTGATCCGCGTGGAGACGGAGCAGGGGATCTGGATCGTGCCGCCCGGACGCGGGGTGTGGATCCCGGCGCAGGTGGTGCACACGCTCTTTATTGAGGGCGATGTGCAGGCGCGCGGGGTGTTTGTCGAGCCGCTGGCGAGGGCCGATTTACCGGTGGTGTGCCAGGTGGTGCGCGTCAACGATCTGCTGCGCGCCCTGATGGTCGAGGCGCTGCGGCTGGATGTGAGTTACCAGCCCGGCAGCCGCTCCGAGCGCATCTATGAGCTGATTCTGGATGAGATCCGGCTGATGAATACGCTGCCGTTTTGCCTGCCGGAGCCGACCTCAGCGCGCTTAAAGCCTTTATGCGACGCGATACGGCAAACGCCGACGCAGGCGTGGACGCTGGAGCACGCCGCGCGGCAGGTGAATATGAGCGGGCGTACGCTCGCGCGCCACTTCTATCAGCAGACCGGGTTGCAGTTTAGCGAGTGGGTGCGCCGCGCGCGGTTGCTGATCGCCCTGACGCGGCTGGCGAACGGCGAGCCGGTAACGCAGGTGGCGCTGGAGTGCGGCTATGCCACCCCCAGCGCCTTTAGCGCCATGTTTCGCCGGGTGATGGGTGTGCCGCCCGGCGACTACTTTACCCAGTGA
- a CDS encoding IucA/IucC family C-terminal-domain containing protein, translated as MLNPDEFAYLHKAFRLRALEEADACSVVSGEMLNADICADVLDRIMPLIGAPDRAIAASLLAKRLSFLLTGNVLYGMSVFDKGLHLSLDASRLEYAHDNGLWTSSLPAALTVSGYAPGARDAWREKVVGGLFRDVIAPLWHALSAVSGLPAQILWENCAVRVYSLYEGRMEGLNEAQAARQQDDFAWLIAEADPALFGLNGNPLKRFRRPAQRNGAGEAVRFRRTCCFYYKASQPVEYCLNCPLCRVK; from the coding sequence ATGCTGAACCCTGACGAATTCGCTTATCTGCATAAGGCGTTTCGCCTGCGCGCGCTGGAGGAGGCCGATGCATGCAGCGTGGTGAGCGGCGAGATGCTTAACGCCGACATTTGCGCCGACGTGCTCGATAGGATCATGCCGCTAATTGGCGCACCGGATCGCGCCATCGCCGCGTCGCTGCTGGCAAAAAGGCTCTCCTTTCTGCTGACCGGAAACGTGCTCTATGGGATGAGCGTGTTTGATAAAGGGCTGCATCTCTCCCTCGACGCCAGCCGTCTGGAGTATGCCCATGACAACGGCTTGTGGACCTCCTCCTTGCCCGCCGCGCTTACCGTTAGCGGCTATGCACCCGGCGCGCGGGACGCGTGGCGCGAAAAGGTGGTCGGCGGGCTGTTTCGCGACGTTATCGCTCCGCTCTGGCACGCGCTTTCAGCGGTGAGCGGCCTGCCTGCGCAAATCCTTTGGGAGAACTGCGCGGTGCGGGTCTACTCGCTCTATGAAGGGCGCATGGAGGGGCTGAATGAGGCGCAGGCCGCGCGTCAGCAAGATGATTTCGCCTGGCTGATTGCTGAGGCCGACCCGGCGCTGTTCGGCCTGAACGGGAACCCGCTTAAGCGTTTTCGCCGCCCGGCGCAGCGCAATGGCGCTGGCGAGGCGGTTCGTTTTCGCCGCACCTGCTGTTTTTACTACAAAGCCTCACAGCCGGTGGAGTATTGCCTCAACTGCCCGCTCTGCCGGGTTAAGTAG
- a CDS encoding TonB-dependent receptor: MRFSPLYGALTLVIASPLYAQDATSSEEDVVVTATRTDGSRNDSPQVIKVITEKEIAQQRQLTSDTSQILSNLLPSFSPSRQKMSGSGETLRGRTPLVMIDGIPQSNPLRPTGREMHTVDASMIERIEVIKGANTSNGVGATGGVINIITKRAKPGTANQHFSIETTTPTSELNHDTLAYKTNYSINGSEEYLDYLFALSYEDQGLFKDANNHAIGVDNTQGDLMDSRAWDLLAKVGYWLDNDQRVQLSLNRYRLKNKDNYVSVTGDRDAGRLTTSRKGTPEGSAPHNDVWTVGTTYDNYNLAGMKLTALAYYQRYEALFGATNSSSFQDPQIAPIGTLYDQSRAYTDKYGSKIALTKDDIWDDRIKATVGFDTLFDNSKQDLWSTGRTYVPEINYTDLSPFLQLEYAPVESVKLSGGIRYEYARLKIDSYQTVWANDRVTVEGGTPSFDETLYNAGIVWTPVTPLSLFASYSEGFTVPDVGRVLRGIDTPGVKLSDYNSLQPIITKNSEVGFRVQQAPFDFEASYYKSTSKLGSRVELQNDAFVARREKTEIDGVEVSAGYAPNADHKLTLAWSHMRGRYDSDDNGSLDAKLDGLNIAPDRIIASWSANWNTELSTFLQANWALSKKFDDEEKDFSGYAIVDAAVGYKLPYGQLSLGISNLLNKQYVTYYSQSASVDPDRYFAGRGRTATLGYSLNF, encoded by the coding sequence ATGCGATTTTCCCCTTTATACGGCGCGCTTACTCTGGTCATCGCGTCGCCGCTTTATGCGCAGGATGCGACAAGCAGTGAAGAAGATGTGGTTGTCACCGCGACGCGCACCGACGGCTCGCGCAACGACTCCCCGCAGGTGATCAAAGTGATCACTGAAAAGGAGATTGCCCAGCAGCGCCAGCTCACCTCTGATACTTCGCAGATCTTAAGCAACCTGCTGCCGTCGTTTTCGCCGTCGCGGCAGAAGATGTCCGGCAGCGGTGAGACCCTGCGCGGGCGTACGCCGCTGGTGATGATTGACGGTATTCCGCAATCCAACCCCCTGCGCCCGACCGGGCGTGAAATGCACACCGTCGATGCCTCCATGATTGAGCGCATTGAGGTGATCAAAGGGGCCAACACCAGTAACGGCGTGGGCGCGACGGGTGGGGTGATCAACATCATCACTAAACGGGCGAAGCCGGGCACCGCCAACCAGCACTTCAGCATCGAAACCACCACGCCGACCTCTGAACTTAATCACGATACCCTGGCCTACAAAACCAACTACAGCATCAATGGCAGCGAGGAGTATCTCGACTACCTCTTCGCCCTCAGTTATGAAGACCAGGGGTTGTTCAAAGATGCGAATAATCACGCCATTGGCGTGGATAACACCCAGGGCGACTTAATGGATTCCCGCGCGTGGGATCTGCTGGCGAAAGTGGGTTACTGGCTCGATAACGACCAGCGCGTGCAGTTAAGCCTTAACCGCTACCGGCTGAAAAATAAGGATAATTATGTCAGCGTTACCGGCGATCGCGATGCGGGCAGGTTGACCACTTCACGCAAAGGCACGCCGGAAGGCAGCGCGCCGCATAACGATGTCTGGACCGTGGGCACCACCTACGACAACTACAATCTTGCCGGTATGAAGCTGACCGCGCTGGCCTACTATCAGCGCTACGAAGCGCTGTTTGGCGCGACCAACTCCTCCTCCTTCCAGGACCCGCAGATTGCGCCCATTGGCACGCTCTACGATCAGAGCCGCGCCTATACCGATAAGTACGGCAGCAAAATCGCCCTGACGAAAGATGATATCTGGGACGATCGCATTAAGGCGACGGTGGGTTTCGACACGCTGTTTGATAACTCAAAACAGGATCTGTGGAGCACCGGGCGCACCTATGTGCCGGAGATCAACTACACCGATCTCTCGCCTTTCCTGCAACTGGAGTACGCGCCGGTGGAGTCGGTCAAACTGAGCGGCGGCATTCGCTACGAATATGCGCGCCTGAAGATCGACAGCTACCAGACGGTGTGGGCCAACGATCGCGTCACGGTCGAAGGGGGCACGCCGTCGTTTGATGAAACCCTCTACAACGCCGGGATTGTCTGGACGCCGGTCACGCCGCTGAGCCTGTTTGCCAGCTACAGTGAAGGCTTTACCGTGCCGGATGTCGGCCGCGTGTTGCGCGGTATCGACACACCGGGGGTGAAGCTGAGTGATTACAACAGCCTGCAACCGATCATTACCAAAAACAGCGAAGTGGGCTTCCGCGTCCAGCAGGCTCCGTTCGATTTTGAGGCCAGCTACTACAAATCCACCTCCAAACTGGGCAGCCGCGTCGAGTTGCAAAACGACGCCTTTGTCGCGCGGCGTGAAAAGACCGAGATCGATGGCGTTGAAGTGAGCGCGGGCTACGCGCCGAATGCTGACCACAAGCTGACGCTGGCGTGGTCGCATATGCGCGGCCGCTACGACAGCGATGACAATGGCAGCCTGGATGCCAAACTCGATGGGCTTAATATCGCCCCGGATCGCATCATCGCCAGTTGGTCGGCGAACTGGAACACTGAACTGAGCACCTTCCTGCAGGCTAACTGGGCGCTGAGTAAAAAGTTCGACGACGAGGAGAAGGATTTCTCCGGCTATGCGATTGTCGATGCGGCGGTGGGCTACAAGCTGCCCTACGGCCAGTTGAGCCTTGGCATCTCCAACCTGCTTAACAAGCAGTACGTCACCTACTACTCGCAAAGCGCCTCCGTCGATCCGGATCGCTACTTCGCCGGGCGAGGCCGCACGGCCACACTCGGTTACAGCCTCAACTTCTGA
- a CDS encoding iron ABC transporter permease: MKGRFLLCFALLLAMAALSVMVGTQIYTPGEIARALWQPDSTLARDVIIHTSRLPRTLLAAAVGAFLAVAGALMQALTRNPLASPGLFGVNAGAALLIVLAGALFSIGEAWVTLLLAFTGACITGSLVWFASQRSSGQLNPLRLVLAGVAITALCNAFTQAILVMDQESLDTMLFWLAGSLAGNDLTHLYPMLLPGALLLIVAMLCGGQMGVLNAGEEIARGLGQNIARVRLLASVLVVGLAGCAVALAGNIGFVGLIVPHIARQLFGSDVRTLLPACALLGALLLLAADIAARVVILPQEVPVGVMTALLGAPFFILLAQRRGPHAG, encoded by the coding sequence ATGAAGGGGCGCTTTCTGCTCTGCTTTGCGCTGCTGCTGGCGATGGCGGCACTCAGCGTAATGGTTGGCACACAAATTTATACACCGGGCGAGATTGCGCGCGCGCTATGGCAGCCGGATAGCACCCTTGCGCGGGATGTGATTATCCACACCTCGCGCTTACCGCGCACGCTGCTGGCGGCGGCCGTCGGTGCCTTCCTCGCGGTGGCGGGGGCGTTGATGCAGGCACTAACACGTAATCCGCTCGCCTCGCCGGGGCTGTTTGGCGTCAATGCCGGCGCGGCGCTATTGATTGTGCTGGCAGGTGCCTTGTTCAGCATTGGCGAGGCGTGGGTCACGCTGCTGCTGGCATTTACCGGGGCGTGTATTACCGGGTCGCTGGTGTGGTTTGCCAGCCAGAGAAGCAGCGGCCAGCTTAACCCGCTGCGGCTGGTGCTGGCGGGTGTGGCGATCACCGCCCTGTGCAACGCGTTTACCCAGGCGATTCTGGTGATGGATCAGGAGAGCCTCGACACTATGCTCTTCTGGCTGGCAGGGAGCCTTGCGGGCAACGATCTCACGCATCTCTACCCGATGTTGCTGCCGGGCGCTCTACTGCTGATTGTCGCCATGCTCTGCGGCGGGCAGATGGGGGTACTCAACGCGGGTGAAGAGATTGCCCGCGGGCTGGGGCAGAACATCGCCCGCGTGCGGCTGCTGGCGAGCGTGCTGGTGGTCGGGCTGGCGGGCTGTGCGGTGGCGCTGGCGGGCAATATCGGTTTTGTCGGGCTGATTGTGCCGCACATCGCCCGGCAACTTTTTGGTAGCGATGTACGCACCCTGCTCCCCGCCTGCGCGCTGCTGGGCGCGTTGCTGCTGCTGGCGGCGGATATCGCCGCGCGGGTGGTGATCCTGCCGCAAGAGGTGCCGGTCGGAGTGATGACGGCACTGCTTGGCGCACCCTTTTTCATCCTGCTGGCGCAGCGCCGGGGGCCGCATGCCGGATAG
- a CDS encoding acyltransferase, which produces MLYTYTTYILEYLLYFSILVATVTATSSLIGIKPPEQKYLALDGLRGVCAALVAIFHLFWRNGGAADDYWSLDYISYSQIKSAIFMTGQLPVGIFFMLSGFLFFKKALAPTFNYRGFALSRLARIYPPVIATLALIYAATFIMHPASHTPPGAWFISSLPFLFEPPAAVINGTTLQIATSGVFWTLVWELRLYLAIPLLYLVMRHIKYPTLFVIFLIALVMGGKYLLGSDERLAYVIYFLVGFLVATIKSDKRPADLICLALLIAAIVFTRHAYNPTTALYMLVVFYTVKCGCDYFGLLTSLPLRMLGTCSFSLYLVHGITQTVAKHYLYSAGHYIWQVCALVAAGVIAPVMYKWVESKCMWKSAPASQRHPSN; this is translated from the coding sequence GTGCTTTATACCTACACGACTTATATCCTTGAATATTTACTCTATTTCAGCATCCTCGTTGCAACGGTTACGGCTACATCTTCCCTTATCGGTATTAAACCACCCGAGCAAAAATACCTGGCGCTTGATGGCCTGCGCGGTGTCTGCGCGGCACTGGTGGCGATATTTCATCTCTTCTGGCGAAATGGCGGCGCAGCAGATGATTACTGGTCGCTCGACTATATCTCTTACAGCCAGATTAAAAGCGCGATTTTCATGACCGGGCAACTGCCCGTCGGTATTTTCTTTATGCTTTCCGGTTTTCTTTTTTTTAAGAAAGCCCTCGCCCCGACCTTTAATTATCGCGGGTTCGCTCTTTCACGACTGGCACGGATCTACCCGCCGGTGATCGCCACGCTGGCGCTTATCTATGCCGCCACGTTTATTATGCATCCAGCTAGCCATACGCCACCGGGCGCGTGGTTTATCTCCTCGCTGCCCTTCCTGTTCGAACCGCCTGCCGCCGTGATCAACGGCACCACGCTGCAAATCGCCACCTCGGGCGTTTTCTGGACACTGGTGTGGGAGCTTCGCTTGTACCTTGCAATCCCTCTCTTATACCTGGTCATGCGCCATATTAAGTACCCGACGCTCTTCGTCATTTTCTTAATAGCGCTGGTCATGGGCGGAAAGTATCTGCTCGGCAGTGACGAACGACTGGCGTATGTGATCTATTTTCTGGTGGGCTTTTTGGTGGCCACCATCAAGTCGGATAAACGCCCGGCGGATCTCATTTGTCTGGCGCTGCTTATTGCCGCCATCGTCTTTACCCGCCATGCCTATAATCCGACGACCGCGCTCTATATGCTGGTGGTCTTCTATACCGTAAAGTGCGGATGCGACTATTTCGGCCTGCTGACCTCTCTCCCGCTACGTATGCTCGGCACCTGTAGTTTTTCGCTCTATCTGGTGCATGGCATTACGCAAACTGTCGCGAAGCACTATCTCTACAGCGCCGGTCACTATATTTGGCAGGTTTGCGCATTGGTGGCGGCAGGCGTGATTGCCCCTGTGATGTATAAATGGGTTGAGAGCAAGTGCATGTGGAAATCTGCACCGGCTTCACAACGGCATCCCTCAAACTAA
- a CDS encoding sorbosone dehydrogenase family protein — translation MRIHRQTLLALTLTALLAGCDQGASLDPAKQVGPNPELPKAQNFLMPPMQVPEGVAWKEGEMPKVAQGLKIEKVADGLQHPRQVYVLPNNDVLVAEANGPAKPTTRPKQLIMGVVQKASGKGGPGGNRITLLRNVDGKWQKHTFIENLHSPFGIQLIGNTLWVANADSLVKFPYQEGQTTITAPGEVVTELPGGPINHHWTKSLLASPDGSKLYVGVGSNSNITENGIGAEYRRAAVLEVDATTGASRIFASGLRNPTGLQWEPESGALWAIVNERDEIGSDLVPDYMTSVQDKGFYGWPYSYFGQHVDERVQPPRPDLVKQAIKPDYALSSHVAPLGLLFYTGENMPQYRGGAFVSEHGSWNRKPLNGYQVVWVKFENGKPVGQPQPVVSSFLTDDEKQVRGLPVGLAMDKQGGVLIADDAGNTIWRVSAR, via the coding sequence ATGAGAATCCACCGCCAAACACTCCTCGCCTTGACGCTCACCGCGCTGCTGGCCGGCTGCGATCAGGGTGCGAGCCTCGATCCAGCTAAACAGGTGGGGCCAAACCCTGAACTGCCAAAAGCGCAAAACTTCCTGATGCCGCCGATGCAGGTGCCGGAAGGGGTAGCATGGAAAGAGGGCGAGATGCCAAAAGTGGCGCAGGGGCTGAAGATTGAGAAAGTCGCCGATGGCCTGCAACACCCGCGTCAGGTCTATGTGCTGCCAAATAACGATGTACTGGTGGCGGAAGCTAACGGCCCGGCGAAGCCAACCACCCGTCCGAAACAGCTGATTATGGGCGTGGTGCAGAAAGCCTCCGGCAAAGGCGGCCCTGGCGGCAACCGCATCACCCTGCTGCGCAATGTTGACGGCAAATGGCAGAAGCACACCTTTATTGAAAACCTGCACTCGCCGTTCGGTATCCAGCTGATTGGCAACACCCTGTGGGTGGCGAATGCCGACAGCCTGGTGAAATTCCCCTATCAGGAGGGGCAAACGACCATCACCGCGCCGGGCGAAGTGGTAACAGAGCTGCCGGGCGGGCCGATTAATCATCACTGGACCAAATCCCTGCTCGCCAGCCCAGACGGCAGTAAGCTCTATGTCGGCGTTGGCTCCAACAGCAACATCACCGAGAACGGTATCGGCGCGGAATATCGCCGCGCGGCGGTGCTGGAAGTGGATGCGACAACCGGGGCGAGCCGCATTTTCGCCAGCGGCCTGCGTAACCCAACTGGGTTGCAGTGGGAACCGGAAAGCGGTGCGCTGTGGGCGATCGTTAACGAACGTGACGAGATTGGTTCCGATCTGGTGCCGGATTACATGACCTCGGTGCAGGATAAAGGCTTCTACGGCTGGCCTTACAGCTATTTTGGTCAGCATGTGGATGAGCGCGTCCAGCCGCCGCGCCCGGATCTGGTAAAGCAGGCGATTAAGCCTGACTACGCGCTCAGCTCTCATGTCGCCCCGCTCGGCCTGCTCTTCTACACCGGAGAGAATATGCCGCAATATCGCGGCGGCGCGTTTGTCAGCGAGCACGGTAGCTGGAACCGCAAGCCGCTCAACGGCTACCAGGTGGTGTGGGTGAAGTTTGAAAACGGCAAACCGGTCGGGCAACCGCAGCCGGTGGTGAGCAGTTTTCTGACCGATGACGAGAAGCAGGTACGCGGTCTGCCGGTCGGCCTGGCGATGGATAAGCAGGGCGGCGTGCTGATTGCCGACGATGCGGGCAACACCATCTGGCGGGTCAGCGCGCGCTAA
- a CDS encoding DUF2231 domain-containing protein produces MQTTSGPSRVAIALYELLNPLPLGFFTAAWIFDILYLKSFQIMWTDAASWLIAIGLVLAIVPRLINLVQVWFTQRPLATAAVKIHFWLWLLAIVLAIFNAFVHSRDAYAVVPLGVILSTAVVALLLIANVQLALRTRKGVIA; encoded by the coding sequence ATGCAAACTACCTCCGGACCATCGCGGGTCGCCATTGCGCTCTATGAACTGTTAAACCCCCTGCCGCTCGGCTTTTTCACCGCCGCGTGGATCTTCGATATTCTCTACCTCAAATCCTTTCAGATTATGTGGACCGACGCGGCAAGCTGGCTTATCGCCATCGGGCTGGTGCTGGCGATTGTGCCGCGGCTAATAAACCTGGTGCAGGTCTGGTTCACCCAACGCCCGCTGGCGACGGCGGCGGTAAAAATCCACTTCTGGCTCTGGCTGCTTGCCATTGTGCTGGCGATTTTTAACGCCTTTGTCCATAGCCGCGACGCCTACGCCGTGGTGCCGCTGGGAGTGATCCTCTCCACCGCCGTGGTGGCGCTGCTGCTGATTGCTAACGTCCAGCTTGCCCTTCGTACCCGCAAAGGAGTGATCGCATGA
- a CDS encoding tetratricopeptide repeat protein: MESRLQAAIALRKAGEHEQSRAALKILADEPALRAQALLNIAWSFDNQGRERDAEGYYLAAIEAGLGDEDEFEARFGLASTWRCLGKYPQAKTEFEEIIARWPQATEVPPFYALCLHNLGEHDAALAVLLESIVQTPDARTAPYADVLRRYAQNPHHRW; encoded by the coding sequence ATGGAGAGCAGGTTGCAGGCAGCGATTGCGCTGCGAAAAGCGGGCGAGCATGAGCAGAGCCGCGCGGCGTTAAAGATACTTGCCGATGAACCAGCGCTGCGCGCGCAGGCGTTGCTCAATATCGCCTGGTCGTTTGATAACCAGGGCCGCGAGCGGGATGCCGAAGGCTATTACCTGGCGGCCATTGAGGCTGGTCTTGGCGATGAAGATGAGTTTGAAGCGCGCTTTGGCCTTGCCTCAACCTGGCGCTGCCTGGGGAAATATCCGCAGGCAAAAACGGAGTTTGAGGAGATTATCGCCCGCTGGCCGCAGGCAACCGAAGTGCCGCCCTTCTATGCGCTCTGTCTGCACAACCTCGGCGAGCATGACGCCGCGCTTGCGGTGCTGCTGGAATCGATTGTACAAACCCCAGACGCCCGCACGGCACCCTACGCCGACGTGCTGCGCCGCTACGCGCAGAACCCGCATCATCGCTGGTAA
- a CDS encoding iron-siderophore ABC transporter substrate-binding protein, with product MNSLNISLSRRRGLQAMLLYGIAPGLFAAPPALPRAISLFQGATDSLAALGVTPCGMVESWAEKPVYRYLRTRFSNVPQLGLETQPQLEKMVLLKPDIIFASRFRHQDVAPLMAKIAPVALLDDVFEFKKTLSVVGDRLGLADSASALLRQWQRRVAILRARIAQRFAAPPTVSVIEVRPDHIRSYVAASFPGSVMSELGFGWNSAAQQARSTSLRFSGFENIPLLNADLFFILLRTESAAIMRHYQALTAHPLWQQLRAVKAQLLWTVDSVPWSLSGGILGANHMLDDVDAALRGEGA from the coding sequence ATGAATAGCCTGAATATCTCACTCTCCCGGCGGCGCGGCCTGCAAGCGATGCTGCTTTATGGCATCGCCCCTGGTCTGTTTGCCGCGCCGCCCGCGTTGCCGCGCGCCATCTCACTCTTTCAGGGGGCGACGGACAGCCTGGCCGCCCTCGGCGTGACGCCCTGCGGTATGGTGGAGTCGTGGGCGGAAAAGCCGGTTTATCGCTACCTGCGCACGCGCTTCTCAAACGTGCCGCAACTGGGGCTGGAGACACAGCCGCAGCTGGAAAAGATGGTGCTGCTGAAGCCCGATATCATCTTCGCCTCGCGTTTTCGCCACCAGGATGTCGCGCCGCTGATGGCGAAAATCGCCCCGGTAGCGCTGCTCGATGATGTCTTTGAATTCAAAAAAACGCTCAGCGTGGTTGGCGACAGGCTCGGCCTTGCCGACAGTGCCAGCGCGCTGCTGCGCCAGTGGCAGCGCCGGGTGGCAATCCTGCGCGCGCGCATTGCGCAGCGCTTTGCCGCACCGCCGACGGTCTCGGTTATCGAAGTGCGCCCGGACCATATTCGCAGCTACGTCGCCGCCAGCTTTCCCGGCTCGGTGATGAGCGAACTGGGTTTTGGCTGGAACAGCGCGGCGCAACAGGCGCGCAGCACCTCGCTGCGCTTCTCCGGCTTCGAGAATATCCCGTTGCTCAATGCCGATCTCTTCTTCATTTTGCTGCGCACCGAGAGCGCGGCGATTATGCGCCACTATCAGGCACTGACCGCACACCCGCTCTGGCAGCAGCTGCGGGCGGTGAAGGCGCAGCTGCTCTGGACGGTGGACAGCGTGCCGTGGAGTCTCTCAGGCGGCATTCTTGGCGCGAATCACATGCTTGATGATGTCGACGCCGCGCTGCGCGGGGAGGGGGCATGA
- a CDS encoding iron ABC transporter permease yields the protein MPDSQLLRCGAFARLYSRRQLLILASSTLLTALIVLIALSVGDVPIPLLHTLKLLVLADNSAEHFILHELRLPRVALGLLAGGGLGLAGLILQTLVRNPLASPDTLGVTAGASAGALLWLTFFSLRYGSAGMPYAAMGGAACAVGLIFLLSARRGLTPLRMILTGVGVSALAGAVVTLILVFSPLTTTFSAWVWLSGSVYAASWPKVLHLLLFYLWAIPLLVVLLRYLKALQLEDALATGLGVRVNAIRLLLLLACVVLSGSAVAQVGAMAFVGLVAPHLARLVVAQGIFSQAYVATCSGGSMVVAADLLARTLFRPADLPAGIFVALAGAPLFLWLLIRQRS from the coding sequence ATGCCGGATAGCCAACTCTTGCGTTGCGGCGCGTTTGCCCGTCTCTACTCGCGCCGCCAGCTGCTGATCCTTGCAAGCTCGACGCTGCTTACCGCGCTGATTGTGCTTATCGCACTGAGCGTCGGCGATGTGCCGATCCCGCTGCTGCACACCCTGAAGCTGCTGGTGCTGGCAGATAACAGCGCAGAGCATTTTATTCTGCATGAGCTGCGTCTGCCGCGTGTGGCGCTGGGGCTGCTGGCGGGCGGCGGGCTGGGGCTTGCCGGGTTGATTTTGCAAACTCTGGTGCGCAACCCGCTCGCCTCGCCGGACACCCTTGGCGTCACCGCCGGTGCCAGCGCTGGTGCGCTGCTATGGCTCACCTTCTTTAGCCTGCGTTACGGCAGCGCGGGCATGCCGTATGCGGCAATGGGCGGTGCGGCCTGTGCCGTCGGGCTGATCTTTCTGTTAAGCGCACGGCGCGGGTTAACGCCGCTGCGCATGATTTTGACCGGAGTGGGTGTCTCGGCGCTGGCGGGCGCGGTGGTGACGCTGATCCTCGTTTTCAGCCCGCTGACCACTACCTTTTCCGCGTGGGTGTGGCTGAGCGGCAGCGTCTATGCCGCCAGCTGGCCGAAGGTGCTGCACTTGCTTCTCTTCTACCTGTGGGCGATCCCGCTGCTGGTCGTTCTGCTGCGCTACCTGAAGGCGCTCCAGCTTGAGGATGCGCTGGCAACCGGGCTGGGCGTGCGGGTAAATGCGATTCGCCTTCTGTTGTTGCTGGCCTGCGTGGTGCTTTCCGGCAGCGCGGTGGCGCAGGTCGGGGCGATGGCCTTTGTCGGGCTGGTGGCACCGCATCTTGCTCGTCTCGTGGTGGCGCAGGGCATCTTCAGCCAGGCGTATGTCGCGACGTGCAGCGGTGGCAGTATGGTGGTGGCCGCCGATCTGCTGGCGCGCACGCTGTTTCGCCCCGCCGATCTGCCCGCCGGGATCTTTGTCGCGCTGGCCGGCGCGCCGCTCTTTCTTTGGCTGCTGATAAGGCAGCGTTCGTAA